DNA sequence from the Malus domestica chromosome 06, GDT2T_hap1 genome:
ATAGCAAAGCATAGAAAAATTATATGCATTTATAATGAGTTTAATTATTTAGGATGATTAGATTGTTATGACGTAATTTTTCTGATATTTGTAAAtgtattgtaaaatattttgtaaaaattagaaaaatgatgtataaataaaaacaaatattgCATGGCTGTTGAAAGAAGAGTAGCAAGTCTCGttaaaaaacaaactaaaaataaacatatgtCCATTTATAATTAGAAACATGTAAATTTCAACAAGACTTGCCGCTCTTCTTTCTTCGGCCAAACATTATTCAATAAAAACATGGCCCTGTTAAGCCGGCGATACTGATTGAATCACCCACACATGGCAACTATTCACGTCCCATAAATAACCACCCACCCCCACTACCTCTCATCGGACGGACACTCTCAACCGTCCATATCAGACTGCCAACTCTTCATCACCCATCTCCCCACCGCTAGATCATCTTCCCTCCCTCCGTATAAATACCCCCTACCCTTCCCTCCAAAATAATAGCCCTTCCTTTCAAGAAAACAGTTACCGGCagttttatacatatatatttttacggATCTTCACCGTTTTAACCCCACAGATTGGCGGAAATGAGAGAGATTCTGCACATCCAGGGAGGGCAATGTGGGAACCAAATAGGAGCAAAGTTCTGGGAGGTTGTGTGCGACGAGCACGGCATAGACCCCACCGGGCAGTACACCGGTAACACCGACATTCAGTTGGAGAGGGTGAATGTTTATTACAACGAGGCCAGCGGCGGCCGTTACGTGCCTCGCGCGGTGCTCATGGACCTCGAGCCAGGCACTATGGACAGCATCCGCGCAGGGCCTTACGGCCAGATTTTCCGACCGGATAACTTTGTTTTTGGCCAGTCCGGGGCCGGAAACAATTGGGCTAAAGGGCATTACACGGAAGGCGCTGAGCTCATTGATTCGGTGCTCGATGTTGTTAGGAAAGAGGCTGAGAATTGTGATTGCTTGCAAGGTAAGAATgtgtagtttttatttatttatctaatTTTCTTTCATcatcacaaaataaaattggTATGATTTGATTGTGTTCTTATTATTAATAATTTCTACACATTGTATTATACATCCCAATGGACATCAGATTGTCGATATGCCATCTATAATGTGTAAATATCATTATTGTCAGTACATTTTCAATAATATTAACTACACGTATATTCAATCATGCATATAGAATTTGTGTTGTATAACCTAAATAATATTTAGGGTTGGGGATGAATTCCAGGGTCGTATTCCATATGACACGTCTTGAGTTTGATTCTTGACGCTTGTGAATCATACGACGAATGCCAAGAagaggctgaaatgcctttgTGAGGCTTTCTGACCTTCAAAAGAGTGGAAGGCTATGACGAAACTATCAGTTGGTTctctttttataaataaaaaatagtaattgatatcacaacaaaaaatttGTAATATTTTACATTACACAAACATCTCATTTTGCAGGgctagatttaaaaattttggcCACACATAACATGTACAAATTCAAAGACAATCTTTTTCATAAATCATAGATATACTATCAGAGATTGGACAAAATTTTCAGATGCTACAACTTCATGTCATTAATATTTTAGACCTTAATTTGATTCAGGATTTCAAGTATGTCACTCACTTGGAGGCGGAACCGGTTCTGGAATGGGAACTCTCCTCATTTCAAAGGTAAGAGAAGAATTTCCGGACCGGATGATGCTCACCTTCTCTGTCTTTCCATCTCCGAAGGTTTCAGACACCGTCGTGGAGCCTTACAATGCCACACTTTCCGTTCACCAACTGGTTGAGAATGGAGATGAATGTATGGTCCTCGACAACGAAGCCCTCTACGATATATGCTTCAGGACTCTTAAGCTCACCACCCCAAGCTGTGAGTTGAATCCACATTTTGAAACTCCAATATGCAAATCATCCTTAATTCTAAAGCGTAAAATGTTGATTGACTTTATCTTGATAAATATTATGGCATCACACAAAATATTTACTTTTGTGTTTTCCAGTTGGGGATTTGAATCATCTGATTTCGGGAACTATGAGCGGAGTTACTTGTTGTTTACGCTTCCCTGGACAATTGAACTCGGATCTGCG
Encoded proteins:
- the LOC103428326 gene encoding tubulin beta-4 chain-like; its protein translation is MREILHIQGGQCGNQIGAKFWEVVCDEHGIDPTGQYTGNTDIQLERVNVYYNEASGGRYVPRAVLMDLEPGTMDSIRAGPYGQIFRPDNFVFGQSGAGNNWAKGHYTEGAELIDSVLDVVRKEAENCDCLQGFQVCHSLGGGTGSGMGTLLISKVREEFPDRMMLTFSVFPSPKVSDTVVEPYNATLSVHQLVENGDECMVLDNEALYDICFRTLKLTTPSFGDLNHLISGTMSGVTCCLRFPGQLNSDLRKLAVNLIPFPRLHFFMVGFAPLTSRGSQQYCALSVPELTQQMWDAKNMMCAADPRHGRYLTASAMFRGKMSTKEVDEQMMNVQNKNSSYFVEWIPNNVKSSVCDIPPQGLIMSSTFIGNSTSIQEMFRRVSEQFTAMFRRKAFLHWYTGEGMDEMEFTEAESNMNDLVAEYQQYQDATVDEDGDYAEEEEGMGGGEEL